ctgcttcccagcctGCAGGTGACATGGATGGGAGCAGGTGCTCGGGGGCAGTGGCTGCTCTCAGGTGGGCACGAAAATCCCTCTCTGATAAGGAAATGTTTTGGCAGTGGAACCAGTGAGAGGTAAAATTTTATGTTGGTTTGTGCAGGTATTTGTACATGATTAACTCAGAATGTGAGAGCAGCCCCACTTAATCCTGTGGGAATAATTATGGAATAATGTTATCCACAGGCAGTGCAGGAGGGAGCTGATCTTTGTGGCTGTggtttggctgctgctgttcttgtttcctgcttttcctttggagAGCCCTGAACAACTGATGAGAATGTGATTTCTCTTTGGCTCAGAGGCACTGGGCAGCATCCCTGTGCAGGGTGAcacctctctgtgcctctgaaTGATCAGCTGATGTTACATTCAGCCCAGAGCTGGTTTCATAGAAAACCTTAATGTTGGACTGTCCCAGTGCCCAGGGATGACACTGCTCACTGCATCCCCTGCAAtgtcctgcctgcctgccccagagccttgctggagctggggatgtgCAGGCAAGCAGAGAAATGTGTTGTCTTTTCTTCCAGATCTTCCATAAGACATTTTCTTATGTCTCTGCAGAATCAAAAACcagtttggattggaagggactctCACAGATAATCTACTTCCAAacccaccccccctcccccctccagGAGCATCTGCTTGTGCCCCAGCAGTCTCTGTGGTCTCTCAGTGCTCCAAGGGTGACCCTGCCCCTTTCCTGGTGCCCCAGGATCCATCCTCCAAGTGCCTTCTGGTGTGACCCAGCCACCTCCCCGTGCCTTTTGGTGCAATATGGCCAGTGAGAGAACAACAGTTTAATCTGCAGAAACAGTCACTAATGTACTTCCCCAATCTAATTCCAGTTGTTGATGTAAAACTGTAACGTGCATTTTACCTGACATGCACTGTGAAgaacctgctgctccctgacaccAAAACACAAAGGAATGTGAAGTTAaggtaaaatgtaattttaaaaacccttcaATATGAAGCAGAATTGTGACTTTTTGAGTTCTTTTAATGCTGTCCTCTGGAAATCCAAGGTGCAGGCATGATGCAGGTTCAGGTGTCAGAGGCTTTAATTACTTTTACAGCTTTTAGAGTTTGGGCCAGACTCATTCAACAAATTTTGGAGCTGAGCTTAACAGACTTCCTAAGGTTTGAACTGGATTCCTCAAATACCATGTGCTCACTTCCCAATTAGCTAAGAGAAGATGCTGAAACAAGAGCTGTTGCTAAGCTCCAGTTCCCAGAGTGGGGAATGTCAGAGCACACAGGATTTGCCTCCTTGTTCTGAAGCTACAGCCACAGTCAGTGTTTCACCCACACTCCCTGACAGCTCTGCAGTCACTCCTTTTCTTGCCTTCCAACAGAGCTCAGCAGTTGAAGCTCTCAGCAGGGGATTACATAAATTGgggctttgcttttttcctggaGAGAATTCAAGGAGCCTCTATTATAATCTTCCAGCTGATTGATCTgatggctgtgccagcactgtgcTGTCCAGGGCACTCTGGAGCAAGGCTCTCATCTGACCCTTGCTGCTGAAATGGTTCTGGTTTGCGTGGGCTGAGGAGGAgttgtgtgtgtttgcagcGGGAAGGATCCGTGttccctcactgctgctgcagtgagcATCTCCCCCAAATGAGTGTCTGTTTACCAGCTCACTTTCCTTGAGCTGGTTTTTGGCAGgctgccctcctgctccctcccctcccacctCCACTTTGGCTCACTTTTTCCACAGCTTTCTCACTACTCCTGCCTCAGCAACTTCCCACTTTTCACCCTTTGCTCCTTCTTCCAGAGTGGGATCCATTCCTGCACCTGTTGTGCCTCAGCAAGGTGATTCACCTGCTCTTCACACCCCTTAATGGCATTTAATAAAATGCTGTTGTCTCTCTGTTAGGATCCAGAGTAAAACCATTTTTATcctattttctattatttatttttgtcaccTGGATGCTTTAGTTACATGgatgcattttatttccaagcTCAAATATATTTGTACTGTCTGTATGCAACCTGTCACCTGGATGTGAAAGACCACAAGATTTTTGTAGAGAAACAGAGCTTTGACAAAACTGGTTATCCAAACCTGAAAGTGGGTAATTTATTAACTAAGTCCCTCTAAAACTTGCTTAaccttttttaaaggaaatctggcctaatatttaaatattttcctagcTCCAAATactgaaatgagagaaaatcCTCACTTCAGCCCCAACGTGCTTTGTTCAGAAGACATGAAAATCCTCCACTTCCATCAGTTAAACTCTTCAGGCACTTTTCTTTGCCCATGAAGATCGAGTGGAAAATCTCAATCATGGATTACTTTCAAATGTTTAACAAAAAGAGACTGCTTCAAGGAAAGCCTTCAGTCTTAACTATGCATGTATTGATTCTTATTTGGCTGCAACATTTGTGGCAAACAATCTGGACAGTTTTAGCCTGATACTCCTCTGAAAAAACAGGACATTGCAGACTTGCTGCCTCATTTGGGCTGGCTTTTAGCAACTTCACCATTTCAGAGTGAGCTCTCATCATCTCCACGGTAACAAGGCACAGGCAAAGGAGGAAGGGGCTGTGATAGAGCCAGTACCGACACAGGGATGTGAGACTGGAGGCTCACACTGGCTCCTTCCACCTttgccagcacaggagcagggttccagggagagctgcagcacagagagcagtgGCTGTCTGCTGCAAGTGGCAGGGGCACTGTGCTGCCCTCAGGGGCCAGGAATCCACAGCCTGGACAGCTGAGTTACTCATTCAAtctgctgctggaaagaaaaaggtagAGAAggtaacataaaaaaaaaaaatcctcctgctctttctgttCCTTGCTGTTGCCTCTCTATAAATAACAGAACCTGGCAGCTGACATGAAATAGCTTTGGTTCACTCCTCATCACCCGGAATCTCAAATTGGTGCTCTTGATGTTCTGTTCCCATTGTTCCTGTATTTTATGAGTGAGAACTGAAGCACAGGGTGCCTGTTGACTGTCATTCTGCTGCACTAATGCCCTGACTGCAGGTTTCCAGCTGTTAGGATCTTTCCAAAACACTGCTCTGTTTCCTAACCCAATCTAGCTGCCTTCCAAACCTCTCTCTGGGCTCATGCAGCAGCTGGACAgaccctgtgctgtgcagagcctgTATTTCCTGCTGGCATtcacaggagaaaggaggtgttTTAAAGACTGGATGTAGCACTCGATGCCttggtttagttgaggtgttggggcatgggttggactcgatctttaaggtctcttccaacctggccattctgtgattctgtgaaaactgcAGCAAGCTCAGTGCTTGGAGTGTGTCAGGCCAGGGAGCTGGGCCCCCATGGGGCTCCCTCAGGGAAACAAAGggtgcacaggagctgcctcaGGCACAAGTGCTGCTAAtgcccccctgtcccctgtaAATGACCCAAAGATAACCTGGGGCACCCCTGCCTGAGCTCCCTCTGGCATCTGTCAGCTCCTAAACCAGCAGTGAATGAACAGAACTCTGGAGTAGCTGAGCAAAGAGTCCCCAgcaaagaaaatgctgctttcaaaTGTCCCGAAAATGGCTCTTTGGAAAGAACACACGCATGTATATGGCTCCCGTTGAGtttatttgaattaaatataaaactgtATTCCCCACGTTACATTGATTCATCTCAACCAGTCTCAGCAAAAGGCAGGTGAGCCCTCCCACCACCCCTGAAATTCAGACACCAGTCTGTGGGCCCTGGGTAAAGTTGTATCTGCATCATTCCCCTGTGGAAACAAACTCCACTGCCAGGCCACCAGGACTGAGCTCCTGTTTAACCCTTCTGCTCCCACTGCctgagcagcacccacagctctgctctgagctgctgacaCACATCCTGACAGTAGGAATCCCCCAAAGTGTTCTTGCCCAGGGAacactggcacagcttaagTCTGAGCACAGTGCTCTGCTCTAGCGAGGTTGGCTGAGCAGTCCTGCCTTGGCTGCCAGAGCCTCGTTCTGCTGGATGTGGTACTCCTGGAATCTCATGGAGATCCTCTGTGTCATCTTTAGATACTTCTGCAGGCAGTTGTCTGAACAAGTTATCTACAGCAAGAGGGAAACACAGGGCTTCAGACAGTAAGTCAAACACATCCCCAACCAGGACACAAAATATCACCACAGACAGGGATAAACAGGTGAGTTCACCTGGTCAAGATGAGGGCAGTAGAAAATGTAAAGTTGAGTTTTTCTGGTATGCCTGAAACATTTACTAATATTCATTCTCAAAATAAAGTCTCCATGGAAAACACCCTGGACCTAGCAGATACCAACCATCCTTTTGTCTTGGGCTCCTCTTGTGGAACTGAACTACGTATTTTGAAATCAATAATAAATCTATTAAATtagtaaattttgttttaattctgtttaCAAACACATACTGGCTTTGACAGCCAAATATGATCTGCTCTCTGCTAACTCAGTTTAACCCTTTTTTACTCTTGTTCCCATTGGCTCTATCAGCCTTCTGGTACCTGCCTTGCCACCAGAGTACATCAGTCAGCTGGActgggaaataaataaagaaacaaacaccagAGCCTATTCCATCcacagtatttttcaaatttaaagtGTAGAGAAAGAGTTGTGAGGCTATTTCTGAGCTACAGTCCTACTAATTAGATATTCTGTGCCATGGCTCAAAACCTTGCTATGACTGCAAAGGTAACAAATTTGGGTAGAA
The window above is part of the Vidua macroura isolate BioBank_ID:100142 chromosome 6, ASM2450914v1, whole genome shotgun sequence genome. Proteins encoded here:
- the TIMM9 gene encoding mitochondrial import inner membrane translocase subunit Tim9, whose product is MAGQISESDQIKQFKEFLGTYNKLTENCFVDCIKDFTSRDVKPEEITCSDNCLQKYLKMTQRISMRFQEYHIQQNEALAAKAGLLSQPR